A window of the Plutella xylostella chromosome 11, ilPluXylo3.1, whole genome shotgun sequence genome harbors these coding sequences:
- the LOC125488574 gene encoding zinc finger protein 714-like: MEDGMDIEEHDLLNNPTVMSVFSDLAVLKQEIIDFDTNEGVAPETFTTLEVPKRNKYKNQLHNLTVYSRDHPTECSTQDLDVKPDHLCTDMDDKITVKRNSLTEFHEIETEIKKESENVVPNELPFYRNRIILGKIQVDESDEERETDAPGDCNNVENNKTNNDQDLAVSIYTDENRSMRITKQNYEKIEKCLRAKIILTNCYTTLLNNNCYCAQCAVLFPTTEAYSEHYTSTHTETTHSTKASASLVKRKQIIYPREKAFVCDTCTKTFSKKTSLIKHILIHTGEKPFGCDICMKTFNQRFNLKIHKLVHTGEKPFECDICKKTFKRISNLKAHKLIHTGEKPFECDICTKTFTQRFHLKTHKLVHTGEKPFECDICKKTFKRISYLKAHKLIHTGEKSFDCDICTKIFTRRSNLKSHRLLHTGEKPFQCDICTKTFAQKNHLKHHKFVHTGEKPFECDICKKTFKNIRNLKAHKLLHSGVKPFHCDICKNIFRRWSTLKSHKLLHTGEKPFQCDTCPKSFNRRDTLKKHKLLHTAAQPYDSDASEKMRNPGNMRKHSTRHGVKQRDVSECQWGALRARARPPPVPSLQAAPATHRPRCRHALLHPHTSDSTYTNHLSCNSDIGADGRFLAAPSVAVTCDSLLSDPAAQGQRPVVHRDA, translated from the exons ATGGAGGATGGCATGGACATAGAGGAACATGATCTGTTGAACAACCCTACTGTGATGAGTGTGTTTTCAGATCTTGCCGTTCTCAAACAAGAAATAATTGATTTTGATACAAATGAAGGTGTAGCACCAG AAACATTTACAACCCTGGAAGTACCAAagagaaataaatacaaaaatcaaCTACACAATTTAACGGTCTACAGTAGGGATCATCCTACCGAGTGCTCCACTCAAGACCTGGATGTGAAACCTGACCACCTGTGTACTGACATGGATGACAAAATAACTGTCAAGCGCAACAGTTTGACAGAATTTCATGAaattgaaactgaaatcaagaAGGAATCAGAGAATGTTGTACCAAATGAATTGCCATTTTACAGGAACAGAATTATACTAGGCAAGATACAAGTAGATGAGTCTGACGAAGAACGAGAAACTGATGCACCAGGTGACTGTAATAATGttgaaaacaacaaaacaaacaatgatCAAGATTTGGCAGTGTCAATATACACTGATGAAAATAGAAGCATGAGGATAACTAAACAgaattatgaaaaaattgaaaaatgtTTGCGagctaaaattattttaacaaactGTTATACAACTCTATTGAACAACAACTGttactgtgctcagtgtgcAGTGTTGTTCCCCACCACTGAAGCGTATAGTGAACATTACACGAGCACACACACCGAGACCACTCACTCAACTAAAGCCTCGGCTTCTCTTGTGAAACGTAAACAAATCATATACCCACGTGAGAAAGCATTTGTGTGTGACACCTGCACGAAAACATTCAGCAAAAAAACCAGCTTGATAAAGCACATTTTaattcacactggcgaaaagccattcgggtgtgacatttgcatgaaaacatttaaccaaagatttaatttgaaGATCCACAAGTTAgttcacactggcgaaaagccgttcgagtgtgacatttgcaagaaaacatttaaaagaaTAAGTAATTTGAAGGCACACAAGTTaattcacactggcgaaaaacCATTCGAATGTGACATTTGCACGAAAACATTTACCCAAAGATTTCATTTGAAAACCCACAAGTTAgttcacactggcgaaaagccgttcgagtgtgacatttgcaagaaaacatttaaaagaaTAAGTTATTTGAAGGCACACAAGTTaattcacactggcgaaaaatCTTTCGATTGTGACATTTGCACGAAAATATTTACCCGAAGAAGTAATTTAAAGAGCCACAGGTTACTTCACACTGGAGAAAAGCCGttccagtgtgacatttgcactAAAACATTTGcacaaaaaaatcatttgaAGCACCACAAGTTCGTTCACACTGGTGAAAAGCCATTcgagtgtgacatttgcaagaaaacatttaaaaatataagaaatttAAAGGCACACAAGTTACTTCACTCTGGCGTAAAGCCATTCCATTGTGACATTTGCAAGAACATATTTAGGCGATGGTCCACATTGAAATCTCACAAATTACtacacactggcgaaaagccattcCAGTGTGACACTTGCCCGAAATCTTTTAACCGAAGAGATACTCTTAAGAAGCATAAGTTACTTCACACTGCAGCACAGCCATATGATTCTGATGCGTCGGAAAAAATGAGAAATCCGGGAAACATGAGGAAACATAGTACAAGACACGGCGTGAAACAGCGGGATGTCAGTGAGTGTCAGTGGGGCGCGCTGCGGGCGAGGGCTCGGCCTCCGCCTGTCCCCTCACTGCAGGCAGCGCCGGCGACGCACAGGCCGCGTTGTCGACACGCTCTCCTACACCCACATACAAGCGACTCCACCTACACTAACCACCTCAGTTGCAATTCTGACATCGGCGCGGACGGTCGCTTTCTAGCGGCGCCGTCTGTAGCCGTCACGTGTGACTCACTACTGAGTGACCCGGCTGCTCAAGGACAGCGTCCTGTTGTACACCGAGATGCCTGA